DNA from Mucilaginibacter mallensis:
TTTCATTACCGCCAATTTTTGACAGCACCTATTATGGAGGTGTTATACACGAGATAAGAGAGATGCAGATTGCCAATATGGGCCAATACGCACATGGTAACCAGCCTATACAGCACATGATCTACCTGTACAATTATGCTGGTGAACCCTGGAAGGCACAATACTGGGCCCGTGAAACCATGAACCGGATGTACAAAGCTACACCCGATGGGTATTGCGGCGATGAGGATAATGGCCAAACATCAGCATGGTATGTTTTTTCGGCAATGGGCTTTTACCCGGTAACCCCGGCAAGTGATCAGTATGTTTTAGGTGCGCCATTGTTTAAAAAAGTAACTTTGTCGTTAGAAGATGGCAAAAAAGTAATTATCAATGCCCCGGCAAACAGCGATAAAAATAAGTACATCACTACAATGACTTTTAATGGTGTGCCTTATGATTATAACTGGTTAAGCCATAAAGCTTTGATGCAGGGCGCAGTAATTAATGTAGGGATGAGCGATGTACCCAATAAAAGCAGGGGCATTAAAGACAAAGATTTTCCATTTTCCTTGTCAGGGAAAAATTAAAAAGAATGAAGAAAATATTTACAGCGGTATTCTGTTTAGCCGCGCTATATGTTACGGCCCAAACCCCGAATTTAGTACAGTATGTCCACCCCATAATCGGCACTGATCGTATGGGGCATGTATTCCCTGGGGCTACGGTACCATTTGGGATGGTACAGTTGAGCCCGGAGACAGACACGCTCAGCTACGACCTTAACGGTAAGTATAATCCAGATGTATATAAATACTGTGCGGGCTACCAGTATACGGATAAAACGATTGTGGGCTTCAGTCATACCCACTTCAGTGGCACGGGCCACTCGGACCTGGGTGATTTCCTGGTGATGCCTACGGTAGGTAAGCTGCAACTGAATCCCGGTACGACCGATAAGCCCGGCAGCGGTTACCGGTCAGGCTTCTCGCATGCGAATGAAGTAAGCGAGGCTAATTATTATAAAGTAAAGCTGGATGCCAGCGGCATCATCGCTGAAATGACCACCAGCGCGCGGGTAGGTTTTCACCAATATACATTTCCCAAAACAGAGCAGGCCCATATTATACTGGACCTGATGGCGGGCATCTATAACTATCCCGGCAAAAACGTGTGGACCTATGTGAAAATATTGAACGATAGCACGCTGGTAGGCTACCGCCAAACCAATGGCTGGGCCAGGACGAGGACACTATACTTTGCCATGGCATTCAACAAACATTTTACCGCCCATGGTTTTGCCAATTATACTCCAAAAGAACCCTATAAAGGTTTCTGGGCTAAGTTCAACCAAACAAAAAACTTTCCCGAGATTGCAGGCAAGCAAATAAAGGCCTGGTTTGATTTTAATACAGATGAGGGGGAAAAGATCAAGATAAAAATGGCTATCTCGCCGGTAAGCATGGATGGCGCATTAAATAACATGCAGGTAGAAGTACCAGACTGGGATTTCGAAAAGGTAAAGGCCGATGGCCAGGCATTATGGGAAAAGGAACTGCATAAGATCGAGATCAAGGCAAGCGAAGATGATAAGATCAACTTCTATACCTCGATGTACCACGCGATGATCAATCCAACGATCTATATGGATGAGGATGGCAAATACAAAGGCCTTGACCAGAACGTGCACCAGGCTGATGGCTTTACCAATTACACCACCTTTAGTTTATGGGATACCCATAGGGCATTGCACCCGCTGTTTAATATTATTGAGCCGGACAGGAATGCCGATATGATCAAAAGCATGCTGGCCCATTACGAACAAAGCCCGGAGCACATGCTGCCAGTATGGAGCAACAGCGCTAATGAGAACTGGTGTATGAGCGGTTATCACAGTGTATCGGTTATTGCGGACGCCGTGATAAAAGGTAACGCCCCCTTTGATGCCAACAAAGCGCTGGATGCCTGCATCGCCACGGCTACCCACCGGGATTACCAAAGCATAGGCCTGTTTATGGACAATGGTTATATCCCGGATGAAAAGGATGCTAACTCAGTATCCTCCACACTGGAATATGCATATGACGATTGGTGCATCGCACAGATGGCTAAAAAGCTCAACAGAACAGACATTTACAACCAGTTTATAAAATATGCACAAAACTGGAAGAATGTATATGACCCTAAATCGGGCTTTATGCATCCGAAAGAGGCGGACGGCACATTCAGGAAAACAAAGTTCGATCCGTTTACAACAATCGATATGGGTTTTATAGAAGGTAATGCCTGGAACTATACCCTATATGTACCCCATGACCCGCAAGGACTGATAAAAGCGATGGGTGGCAACAAACGCTTCATTACGTATATGGACAGTTTGTTCAGCTATGACCTGCCGGACAAATACTTTGCAGAGACAGAGGACATCACCAAGGATGGGATCATCGGTAACTATGTGCATGGCAACGAGCCAAGCCACCATGATGCCTACCTGTACGACTGGACGGATCAACCCTGGAAAACACAGGAGAAGATCAGGATGATCCTGCCAAAGATGTACAAATCGACT
Protein-coding regions in this window:
- a CDS encoding GH92 family glycosyl hydrolase; protein product: MKKIFTAVFCLAALYVTAQTPNLVQYVHPIIGTDRMGHVFPGATVPFGMVQLSPETDTLSYDLNGKYNPDVYKYCAGYQYTDKTIVGFSHTHFSGTGHSDLGDFLVMPTVGKLQLNPGTTDKPGSGYRSGFSHANEVSEANYYKVKLDASGIIAEMTTSARVGFHQYTFPKTEQAHIILDLMAGIYNYPGKNVWTYVKILNDSTLVGYRQTNGWARTRTLYFAMAFNKHFTAHGFANYTPKEPYKGFWAKFNQTKNFPEIAGKQIKAWFDFNTDEGEKIKIKMAISPVSMDGALNNMQVEVPDWDFEKVKADGQALWEKELHKIEIKASEDDKINFYTSMYHAMINPTIYMDEDGKYKGLDQNVHQADGFTNYTTFSLWDTHRALHPLFNIIEPDRNADMIKSMLAHYEQSPEHMLPVWSNSANENWCMSGYHSVSVIADAVIKGNAPFDANKALDACIATATHRDYQSIGLFMDNGYIPDEKDANSVSSTLEYAYDDWCIAQMAKKLNRTDIYNQFIKYAQNWKNVYDPKSGFMHPKEADGTFRKTKFDPFTTIDMGFIEGNAWNYTLYVPHDPQGLIKAMGGNKRFITYMDSLFSYDLPDKYFAETEDITKDGIIGNYVHGNEPSHHDAYLYDWTDQPWKTQEKIRMILPKMYKSTPDGLGGNDDTGQMSAWYIFSSLGFYPVAPGSDQYAIGSPAVDHATINLEDGKSFTINVKNQSPKNVYIQKITLNGKPLKSYFISHADILNGGELAFVMGSRHK